From the genome of Suricata suricatta isolate VVHF042 chromosome 3, meerkat_22Aug2017_6uvM2_HiC, whole genome shotgun sequence, one region includes:
- the HDGF gene encoding hepatoma-derived growth factor isoform X2, translating into MPEAAVKSTANKYQVFFFGTHETAFLGPKDLFPYEESKEKFGKPNKRKGFSEGLWEIENNPTVKASGYQSTPKKSSVEEPEPEPEPAEGDGDKKGSAEGSSDEEGKLVIDEPAKEKNEKGALKRRAGDLLEDSPKRPKETEDPEGEEKEVAPLEAERPLPVEKNSTPSEPGSGRGLPREEEEELEEEEAAKEDAEAPGIRDRESWGFGVPSGVHSHHVPHLVYSALSPDPNPTGRTGE; encoded by the exons ATGCCCGAGGCCGCCGTGAAGTCGACAGCCAACAAGTACCAAGTCTTTTTTTTCGGGACCCATGAGAC GGCATTCCTGGGCCCCAAAGACCTCTTCCCTTACGAGGAGTCCAAGGAGAAGTTTGGCAAGCCCAACAAGAGGAAAGGGTTCAGCGAGGGGCTGTGGGAGATCGAGAACAATCCTACCGTCAAGGCCTCGGGCTACCAG TCCACCCCGAAGAAGAGCTCTGTGGAGGAGCCCGAGCCCGAGCCTGAGCCCGCGGAGGGGGACGGCGACAAGAAGGGGAGCGCGGAGGGCAGCAGCGATGAGGAAGGGAAGCTGGTCATCGATGAGCCGGCCAAGGAGAAGAACGAGAAGGGGGCGCTGAAGCGGAGGGCGGGGGACCTGCTGGAG GACTCCCCAAAACGTCCCAAGGAGACAGAAGACCccgaaggggaggagaaggaagtagCCCCCTTGGAGGCTGAGAGGCCCCTCCCTGTGGAGAAGAACAGCACCCCCTCTGAGCCCGGCTCCGGCCGGGGCCTTCCtcgggaggaagaggaggagttaGAGGAGGAAGAGGCTGCCAAGGAAGATGCTGAGGCCCCAGGCATCAGAGATCGTGAGAG CTGGGGCTTTGGTGTTCCTTCTGGTGTCCATTCCCATCACGTCCCTCACCTGGTCTACTCTGCGTTGTCACCAGATCCGAACCCCACTGGGAGGACAGGGGAGTGA
- the HDGF gene encoding hepatoma-derived growth factor isoform X1 gives MPEAAVKSTANKYQVFFFGTHETAFLGPKDLFPYEESKEKFGKPNKRKGFSEGLWEIENNPTVKASGYQSTPKKSSVEEPEPEPEPAEGDGDKKGSAEGSSDEEGKLVIDEPAKEKNEKGALKRRAGDLLEDSPKRPKETEDPEGEEKEVAPLEAERPLPVEKNSTPSEPGSGRGLPREEEEELEEEEAAKEDAEAPGIRDRESL, from the exons ATGCCCGAGGCCGCCGTGAAGTCGACAGCCAACAAGTACCAAGTCTTTTTTTTCGGGACCCATGAGAC GGCATTCCTGGGCCCCAAAGACCTCTTCCCTTACGAGGAGTCCAAGGAGAAGTTTGGCAAGCCCAACAAGAGGAAAGGGTTCAGCGAGGGGCTGTGGGAGATCGAGAACAATCCTACCGTCAAGGCCTCGGGCTACCAG TCCACCCCGAAGAAGAGCTCTGTGGAGGAGCCCGAGCCCGAGCCTGAGCCCGCGGAGGGGGACGGCGACAAGAAGGGGAGCGCGGAGGGCAGCAGCGATGAGGAAGGGAAGCTGGTCATCGATGAGCCGGCCAAGGAGAAGAACGAGAAGGGGGCGCTGAAGCGGAGGGCGGGGGACCTGCTGGAG GACTCCCCAAAACGTCCCAAGGAGACAGAAGACCccgaaggggaggagaaggaagtagCCCCCTTGGAGGCTGAGAGGCCCCTCCCTGTGGAGAAGAACAGCACCCCCTCTGAGCCCGGCTCCGGCCGGGGCCTTCCtcgggaggaagaggaggagttaGAGGAGGAAGAGGCTGCCAAGGAAGATGCTGAGGCCCCAGGCATCAGAGATCGTGAGAG CCTGTAG